From a region of the Gambusia affinis unplaced genomic scaffold, SWU_Gaff_1.0 Scaffold6, whole genome shotgun sequence genome:
- the LOC122827653 gene encoding transmembrane protein 201-like: MADDFILTPPPNISELISRQHGPRERKASPSTLPGRLSRALCLGTVPSLTRTGSGYLFSGSRPGSQYKDSPSSDYFSLKSGSRPSSPAPSPTPSVAGSATSSSGSARQRRPLISPARLNITGQKLRLFSSEADPKLVSPPLSLFPFCVEPTPSIYSGCFPRDVSPFQSHNDLSCLLRDGSVIEEEEKQSSSSASSACQVGTTSPESFSPQKGFVKHLILPSVLLTSLTANLLFGCFYLYHNWG; this comes from the exons ATGGCAGACGACTTCATCCTCACCCCACCCCCCAACATTTCTGAGCTTATCAGCCGCCAGCACGGACCTCGCGAGCGCAAAGCGTCCCCCTCCACTCTGCCCGGGCGCCTCAGCAGAGCCCTCTGCCTCGGGACGGTCCCCTCCCTCACAAGGACAG GTTCTGGCTATCTTTTTAGTGGTAGTAGACCTGGCTCACAATACAAAGACTCACCATCATCAG attacTTTTCTCTGAAGTCCGGGAGCCGCCCATCATCCCCGGCCCCCTCTCCGACCCCCTCAGTGGCCGGGTCGGCCACGTCCAGTTCTGGTTCGGCCAGACAGCGCCGCCCCCTCATCAGTCCGGCTCGCCTCAACATCACCGGCCAGAAGCTCCGTCTTTTTTCCAGCGAAGCAGATCCGAAGCTCGTTTCCCCGCCCTTGtccttgtttcctttttgcGTGGAGCCGACACCTTCAATTTACAGCGGCTGCTTCCCACGAGACGTCTCTCCTTTCCAAAGTCATAACG ATTTAAGTTGCTTACTGAGAGATGGAAGTGTGatagaagaagaggagaagcaAAGCAGCTCCTCGGCGTCCTCCGCCTGCCAGGTTGGAACAACAAGTCCTGAGAGCTTCTCTCCTCAGAAAG gTTTTGTGAAACACTTGATCTTACCCTCGGTGTTATTGACGAGCCTGACTGCCAACCTGTTGTTCGGCTGCTTCTATCTCTACCACAACTGGGGCTGA